One genomic segment of uncultured Desulfobacter sp. includes these proteins:
- a CDS encoding AI-2E family transporter: MRSMFRTWFKRHFSNPQIVILVFLLLSGFLTIFLLGAMLIPVFVSIIIAYLLEGIIQRLEHFKIKRKASVIVVTLLFMTCLTLSLVGLFPLLVKQVALFVQELPSMLTQGEKLLTTQFEQHPDLMGRLQIDSFTNAIANELTSQGQQLLSFSLAGVRNLITLIVYLVLVPLLVFFFLKDKSTILEWLAGFLPEDHSLATMVWNDVNLQISNYVRGKIWEILIVWGISYSIFALFELKFALLISFFVGLSVLIPYIGATILVLPVALVAFFQWGLVPKSAYVVGVYGIIQALDGNLLAPLLLSEVVGLHPVAIIVSLLIFGGFWGFWGLFLAIPLATLVHAVIKAWRSVGASRDEVST; this comes from the coding sequence ATGCGCTCAATGTTTCGAACCTGGTTTAAACGCCATTTTTCAAATCCTCAGATCGTTATCCTGGTGTTTTTGCTTCTGTCCGGATTTTTAACGATTTTCCTGCTAGGAGCGATGTTGATCCCCGTTTTTGTCAGCATTATCATCGCCTATCTTCTCGAAGGTATTATCCAACGGCTTGAACATTTCAAAATCAAGAGGAAAGCCTCGGTTATTGTCGTGACCCTCCTGTTCATGACCTGTCTCACCCTTTCTCTGGTTGGCCTTTTTCCGCTTCTGGTAAAACAGGTGGCCCTGTTTGTTCAGGAGCTTCCCTCCATGCTGACCCAGGGGGAGAAGTTGCTGACAACTCAATTTGAACAGCATCCTGATCTCATGGGGCGGCTTCAGATAGATTCCTTTACCAACGCCATTGCTAATGAGTTGACCAGTCAGGGTCAGCAGCTTCTTTCTTTCTCCCTGGCAGGTGTTCGAAATTTAATAACATTGATCGTTTATCTGGTGCTGGTTCCGCTGTTAGTATTTTTTTTCCTCAAGGACAAGTCAACGATTCTGGAATGGCTGGCCGGTTTTCTGCCTGAAGATCACAGCCTGGCAACCATGGTTTGGAATGATGTCAATCTGCAGATTTCCAATTACGTCCGGGGCAAAATCTGGGAGATTCTAATAGTCTGGGGGATAAGTTACAGCATCTTTGCCTTGTTTGAACTCAAGTTTGCTCTGCTGATTTCTTTTTTTGTCGGACTTTCTGTACTCATCCCCTATATCGGTGCCACGATTCTGGTGCTTCCTGTTGCCCTGGTCGCCTTTTTTCAATGGGGCCTGGTCCCCAAAAGCGCCTATGTTGTGGGGGTCTACGGTATCATTCAGGCCCTGGACGGCAACCTTCTGGCTCCACTTCTTCTATCCGAAGTGGTGGGCCTCCACCCCGTGGCGATCATTGTATCTTTATTGATCTTTGGCGGTTTCTGGGGTTTCTGGGGGCTTTTTTTGGCCATTCCCCTGGCGACACTTGTCCATGCCGTGATTAAGGCGTGGAGGAGCGTCGGGGCCTCACGGGACGAGGTTTCGACTTAA
- a CDS encoding S8 family serine peptidase, whose product MSTKLDNVKKYWVSKTLALNLYPEEIEALAERSDILGISKNTVFSVPPVGIMGENEGSSFNLWNFSAIGLDQISGLDLKGQGVRVGVIDTGINPSHPDLAGKLGAWAEFDCYGQKVDSEPHETHCLGHGTHVASVLAGSSTGIAPGATLITALALPKGYGSTEQLLAAMEWVLDPDQNPDTDDGAQVVNMSFGVYGTSEVIRSATNNMIAMGVLPVGAIGNYGSDSTISPGNAPGVIGAGALDENDDAAYFSGGGEVCWEDTCVLKPNVSAPGVSIPGIGLDGDYQTLSGTSFAAPHIAGAAALMLEYHPGLTPAQINAFLSNTARDLGTTGSDYRYGQGGLDLERAFDFLQGYKPRFTTNDLVLATVEESAQGLETYRFYSHFNDGEGKLVETTITPEFSWQSGNTQIVGLGDVTGDGYTDLVVEQTRALFFGYVEFSYLVFPSLGAGGFSSQGNIWYTVRLKPDTEPLETIGLSDVNGDGTSDLILVETKKLSSFYYQDNIHVLLSDGKSEFELQSEPWSSFNYYNYYITSYGLADMNGDGFGDLVVFQRYQSYDTMIYCYPAYSDGGSFQELYVPTVIYTSYDNGPLTYFTSADVNGDGFDDLIFSTEALSNGTTATLVYVCFGSATGGTSGASEIWAKLPAGNEVAAASDLDGDGASDLVVKTGTTNPVLEIRLSDRVKGFIKTTDTWIDSLDQSENAKIGFIGAGNIGLGDWQ is encoded by the coding sequence ATGTCAACAAAGCTTGACAACGTAAAAAAATATTGGGTTTCCAAAACATTGGCTTTAAACTTGTACCCTGAAGAAATTGAAGCGCTTGCTGAACGATCCGACATATTAGGGATTTCGAAAAATACTGTGTTCAGCGTTCCCCCTGTCGGCATCATGGGCGAAAATGAGGGATCATCCTTTAATTTATGGAATTTTTCCGCCATCGGCCTGGATCAGATATCGGGCCTTGACCTTAAAGGCCAGGGTGTTCGTGTCGGTGTTATTGATACCGGTATCAATCCATCCCATCCGGATCTTGCCGGTAAACTGGGTGCTTGGGCGGAATTCGATTGTTATGGGCAAAAAGTCGACAGTGAGCCGCATGAAACTCATTGTTTGGGGCATGGCACCCATGTCGCCAGCGTACTGGCCGGAAGCAGCACCGGTATTGCACCTGGGGCAACTCTCATCACTGCCCTGGCACTGCCGAAAGGGTATGGAAGCACTGAACAATTGCTGGCCGCCATGGAGTGGGTTCTGGACCCGGATCAGAACCCGGATACGGATGACGGCGCTCAGGTGGTGAACATGTCCTTCGGCGTTTACGGCACATCCGAAGTCATTCGAAGTGCGACCAATAATATGATAGCCATGGGTGTTCTGCCCGTAGGAGCGATCGGTAATTACGGCTCGGATTCAACCATCTCACCTGGGAATGCACCGGGCGTCATCGGCGCGGGAGCGCTGGATGAGAATGATGATGCCGCCTATTTTAGCGGAGGCGGAGAGGTGTGCTGGGAAGACACCTGCGTCCTGAAACCCAATGTCAGTGCCCCCGGGGTCAGCATTCCGGGAATTGGGCTCGACGGAGACTATCAGACCCTTTCAGGGACTTCTTTTGCCGCGCCCCATATTGCTGGGGCAGCAGCCCTGATGCTTGAGTATCACCCAGGCTTGACCCCTGCCCAGATTAATGCCTTTTTGTCAAATACGGCTCGTGACTTGGGCACAACCGGGTCAGACTACCGTTACGGTCAAGGTGGCCTGGATCTTGAACGTGCATTTGATTTCCTACAAGGCTATAAGCCTCGTTTTACTACCAATGATTTAGTGCTGGCAACAGTTGAAGAATCTGCCCAGGGCCTGGAAACCTATCGGTTTTACAGCCATTTTAATGACGGAGAAGGCAAACTCGTGGAAACAACCATTACCCCGGAGTTTTCCTGGCAAAGCGGCAACACCCAGATCGTGGGGCTTGGTGACGTAACGGGTGACGGATATACCGATCTGGTCGTTGAACAGACCCGGGCGTTGTTCTTCGGATATGTTGAGTTTTCCTATCTTGTTTTCCCATCCCTTGGCGCCGGCGGTTTTTCATCCCAGGGAAACATCTGGTATACGGTTAGGCTTAAGCCGGATACCGAGCCGCTGGAAACCATCGGCCTTTCAGATGTGAACGGGGACGGAACCTCGGATCTTATCCTGGTTGAAACAAAAAAGCTCAGTAGTTTTTATTACCAAGACAATATCCACGTGCTTTTATCCGATGGGAAGAGCGAGTTTGAGCTTCAGTCTGAGCCGTGGAGCAGTTTTAATTACTACAACTATTATATAACAAGTTATGGCTTGGCTGATATGAATGGGGACGGGTTTGGGGACTTGGTCGTTTTTCAGAGATATCAATCTTATGATACGATGATCTATTGTTATCCGGCTTACTCAGACGGGGGTAGCTTCCAGGAATTGTACGTTCCTACAGTTATCTATACTTCTTATGATAATGGCCCCTTGACCTATTTTACTTCTGCAGATGTAAACGGCGATGGATTCGACGACTTAATTTTTTCGACCGAAGCACTTTCAAACGGCACCACAGCTACGCTGGTGTATGTCTGCTTCGGGTCTGCTACCGGCGGCACCTCTGGGGCTTCGGAAATCTGGGCAAAATTGCCTGCTGGAAATGAGGTGGCGGCAGCAAGCGATCTTGATGGCGACGGTGCCTCGGACTTGGTGGTAAAGACCGGAACTACGAATCCGGTACTGGAAATCCGGCTGTCTGACCGGGTCAAAGGATTCATCAAAACCACAGATACTTGGATTGACTCCCTGGATCAATCTGAAAATGCAAAAATTGGCTTTATTGGCGCGGGAAACATCGGGCTTGGAGACTGGCAGTGA
- a CDS encoding VPLPA-CTERM sorting domain-containing protein yields the protein MKKNLQVICLSLMLILLAGIGIVQAAGVQINWDYDSSYDDSTYLVSHNGYLWYLGGSYPNTNLNSTSSSSELGVSADLTGTLTSNSETTTVYGTAGGSHLVDGVSNTVFAEVTQTGNNIYFEGVTQTISSGVERSFSVEANSEVTVTAELADFEDLINWTLVASGVNNTSYNISATVNVMPDGEAAAQSLDVLRSISLDDFVDGVGTIVFNPVAGVDFYRLSTNLILETELANVDSAGPTIGTALDVGSIGELTLNTMVSANAVPVPGSIILLLSGFAGLAALLRRSKY from the coding sequence ATGAAGAAAAATTTACAAGTGATTTGTTTGTCTTTAATGTTAATCTTATTAGCAGGCATTGGTATTGTTCAAGCAGCTGGGGTTCAGATAAATTGGGATTATGATTCAAGTTATGATGATTCTACTTACCTAGTGTCCCATAATGGATACCTGTGGTATTTGGGTGGTTCGTACCCTAACACTAATCTCAACAGCACCAGTTCATCATCAGAATTAGGCGTATCGGCTGACTTAACGGGCACCTTAACTAGCAATTCAGAAACAACCACCGTTTACGGTACAGCCGGCGGTAGCCACCTTGTAGATGGTGTTAGCAATACTGTTTTTGCCGAAGTAACCCAGACCGGTAATAACATCTATTTTGAAGGTGTAACCCAAACAATATCTTCTGGCGTAGAACGTTCTTTCAGCGTTGAAGCCAACTCGGAGGTTACCGTCACCGCCGAGCTTGCAGACTTTGAGGACTTAATCAACTGGACTTTAGTTGCGTCGGGTGTCAACAATACCAGTTACAATATAAGTGCAACGGTAAATGTCATGCCTGATGGTGAAGCTGCCGCCCAGTCGTTAGATGTCCTTCGTTCAATCAGTCTTGACGATTTTGTAGACGGTGTGGGTACCATCGTCTTTAATCCAGTTGCCGGTGTGGACTTTTATCGACTGAGTACAAACTTGATCCTCGAAACCGAGTTGGCCAATGTTGATAGCGCTGGTCCAACAATAGGGACAGCGCTTGATGTAGGTAGCATCGGAGAGCTAACATTGAATACTATGGTGAGTGCAAATGCAGTGCCGGTTCCGGGATCAATAATCCTTCTGTTATCCGGTTTCGCTGGTCTGGCGGCGCTGTTACGTCGCAGTAAATATTAA
- a CDS encoding HEAT repeat domain-containing protein, whose protein sequence is MKNRIFSSLAILCICLLGGGAYLLMSGEQNPEISGTVAPVSDKIEEKITNDPAQDTVAAKVDQKTLPQPESENQTIKPESQIQSDFLAVARLALNDSDIPVRIRTIRRLRNEVSEDGLALVQQFLDDPDDKVVASALNTLAIIGQNELFRDQVYTILKNCAVDKNFSDRATALVIAAQFGKNDDLLPVIYDYISVNDSSSQIETANISLAATALSALGTPACVDPLREILALTNDSQVTEKVFYSLSRIGSPEATTILQQQLTQGDIQNRVNSAMALAVVNKPEYNDILLEAVVSQDVNEQVLKAIARSAAGPEIFKQAFYDNEIDRQTLKQDLGILKDSLLISTNETRKGIMETVAPLLDSEDAELEVDAIKIMGMGFGDEDTVDVLEPKLKSTDTEVRKAAVYAYGCYIKKDNYKPLLDLIWDDDEAVRRQAFGFAMEYIDQTDYAILEKAKNHEDELIREQISAILN, encoded by the coding sequence ATGAAAAACCGCATATTCAGCAGCCTTGCCATTCTCTGTATTTGTTTGCTTGGCGGAGGGGCCTATTTGTTGATGTCCGGTGAGCAAAACCCGGAAATATCAGGGACGGTTGCGCCAGTATCGGATAAAATTGAAGAAAAGATCACTAATGATCCTGCACAAGACACTGTTGCCGCCAAGGTTGATCAAAAAACATTACCGCAACCCGAATCTGAAAACCAAACAATCAAACCTGAGAGTCAGATCCAATCCGATTTTTTAGCTGTTGCCCGTCTTGCATTAAATGACTCTGATATTCCCGTCCGTATCCGGACGATTCGGCGTTTGCGTAATGAAGTTTCAGAAGATGGATTGGCTCTTGTTCAACAGTTTTTAGATGATCCCGATGATAAGGTGGTCGCATCCGCCCTTAACACCCTTGCGATTATCGGGCAGAATGAACTTTTTAGGGATCAGGTCTACACGATCCTTAAAAACTGTGCTGTTGATAAGAATTTTTCTGATAGGGCCACTGCGCTGGTGATTGCGGCCCAGTTCGGCAAAAATGACGATCTTTTGCCGGTGATATACGATTATATATCGGTGAATGACAGCTCCTCACAAATAGAAACTGCGAACATCTCCCTTGCTGCTACGGCGTTGTCTGCCCTCGGTACACCGGCATGCGTCGATCCGTTACGTGAGATCCTTGCCTTAACTAACGATTCGCAAGTGACTGAGAAAGTTTTTTATTCCCTAAGTAGAATCGGCAGCCCTGAAGCGACAACCATACTACAGCAGCAACTGACCCAAGGAGATATCCAGAACCGGGTGAACAGCGCCATGGCACTTGCTGTCGTGAACAAACCTGAATACAACGATATTTTACTTGAAGCCGTTGTTTCCCAAGATGTAAATGAGCAGGTCCTAAAAGCCATCGCCAGAAGCGCTGCAGGTCCTGAAATTTTCAAACAAGCGTTCTATGACAATGAAATTGACAGGCAAACACTGAAACAGGACCTTGGCATTCTAAAGGACAGCCTGCTTATCTCCACAAATGAGACTCGAAAGGGAATTATGGAAACGGTGGCACCCTTGCTGGACAGTGAAGACGCCGAACTTGAAGTGGATGCAATAAAGATCATGGGTATGGGTTTTGGAGATGAGGACACGGTGGATGTCCTGGAGCCGAAACTTAAATCCACAGACACAGAAGTCCGTAAAGCGGCTGTTTACGCCTATGGGTGCTATATAAAGAAGGACAACTACAAACCCCTGCTTGATTTGATATGGGACGATGATGAGGCGGTTCGCAGGCAAGCCTTCGGGTTTGCAATGGAATATATCGATCAAACCGATTACGCCATACTTGAAAAGGCAAAAAATCACGAAGATGAATTAATCCGTGAGCAGATTTCTGCCATCCTGAATTAA
- a CDS encoding peptidylprolyl isomerase, whose protein sequence is MMKYAHAHAQDAVIAVVNNEKIYASELKKLIIQYKEKSRKTDVTPEEVKGLAESLVIRAVILQQPDVKALKTNAEIRRKVKKFEDELIITTFVNEYVNTRSVVTEKDLRNYYNAHINQIKEDKIPTVSVILLRTREEAEQIYAKINQGEEFSKLAAEFSLDLASAEKGGSLGQVRKTTVPSEIWDVVVKLETGQISEIIKARYGYTIVKVDNISSEKVYPYDTIKEQIRKSVVAKQNAQIKNTMVADLKKAAAIEIYDERVLETFNPMTK, encoded by the coding sequence ATGATGAAATATGCACATGCACATGCACAGGATGCGGTCATTGCAGTTGTCAACAATGAGAAAATCTATGCGTCGGAACTGAAGAAATTAATCATCCAGTATAAAGAAAAAAGCCGGAAAACGGATGTTACTCCGGAAGAGGTGAAAGGGCTTGCAGAAAGTCTTGTGATCCGGGCAGTTATTTTACAGCAGCCCGATGTAAAAGCCCTGAAAACCAATGCCGAAATCAGACGCAAAGTGAAAAAATTCGAAGACGAATTAATTATTACCACTTTTGTTAACGAGTATGTAAATACCCGGAGCGTTGTCACTGAAAAAGATCTTCGAAACTATTACAATGCCCATATAAATCAAATAAAGGAAGACAAAATTCCGACTGTCAGTGTGATATTGCTCCGGACCCGGGAAGAAGCCGAGCAGATTTACGCAAAAATCAATCAGGGAGAGGAATTCAGCAAACTTGCTGCTGAATTCTCACTGGACCTGGCCAGCGCTGAAAAAGGAGGGAGTCTGGGCCAAGTTCGGAAAACGACAGTTCCGTCTGAAATTTGGGACGTTGTCGTGAAGTTGGAAACCGGCCAGATTAGTGAAATTATTAAAGCCCGGTACGGATACACCATTGTAAAAGTGGATAATATTTCTTCAGAAAAAGTATATCCGTATGATACGATAAAAGAACAAATTCGAAAGTCTGTTGTTGCTAAACAAAACGCACAGATTAAAAATACCATGGTGGCCGATTTGAAAAAAGCCGCTGCCATCGAAATTTATGACGAGCGCGTATTGGAAACATTTAATCCAATGACAAAATAA
- a CDS encoding carbonic anhydrase, giving the protein MKKTSLRLILGLLLTCMLAFTGCSGKSTVTDYSGQSKKQKPTPDQAIQILKDGNERFVSGKSEHPHLNKERLIQAGKEDQGNHAYATIITCSDSRVPVEAIFDAGVMDIFVIRVAGNVCDTDEVGSIEYGLAHVHTPVMVLLGHTQCGAVTAVTRAVNGHGHAMERNIPPLVDNIEPAVRHAMEKYPHLKGDKIIPFAIEENVWTSIRDLFMTSPATRDLVKAGKAKVVGAIYDVSNGKVSWLEEAKVNNILQEVEADPDRAMEAMAGNTHNSKSQ; this is encoded by the coding sequence ATGAAAAAAACATCACTTCGGTTGATCTTAGGCCTGCTGCTGACATGTATGCTTGCATTTACCGGCTGCTCAGGAAAATCAACAGTTACCGATTACTCAGGACAATCAAAAAAACAAAAACCCACCCCGGACCAAGCTATTCAGATATTAAAAGATGGAAATGAACGTTTTGTCAGTGGAAAATCCGAACATCCGCATTTGAACAAAGAGCGGCTCATTCAGGCCGGCAAGGAGGATCAGGGGAACCATGCCTATGCCACGATCATTACCTGTTCCGATTCCCGGGTTCCTGTAGAAGCGATTTTTGACGCCGGGGTTATGGATATTTTTGTTATCCGTGTGGCCGGAAATGTATGTGATACAGATGAAGTCGGCTCCATAGAATACGGTCTGGCGCATGTGCACACACCGGTTATGGTCTTGCTGGGCCATACGCAATGCGGCGCAGTGACCGCCGTCACCCGGGCTGTCAACGGACACGGCCATGCCATGGAAAGAAATATTCCACCCCTGGTTGATAACATTGAACCTGCTGTCAGACACGCCATGGAAAAGTATCCCCATCTAAAAGGTGATAAAATAATTCCCTTTGCCATTGAAGAAAACGTCTGGACCAGCATTCGGGATCTGTTCATGACAAGTCCTGCCACGCGCGACCTTGTCAAGGCCGGCAAAGCCAAAGTGGTGGGTGCCATCTATGATGTCAGCAATGGCAAGGTTTCCTGGCTTGAGGAGGCTAAAGTGAACAACATTTTACAAGAAGTGGAAGCTGATCCTGACCGCGCCATGGAAGCCATGGCAGGCAACACCCATAACAGTAAAAGTCAATAG